One window of the Klebsiella sp. WP3-W18-ESBL-02 genome contains the following:
- a CDS encoding PepSY-associated TM helix domain-containing protein has product MTTCTSRAAWVHLLRRLHFFIGLFVGPFIFVAALTGTLYVATPQLENVLYHQALHGSTEGERQPIAAQIAVAERALDTPLRLSAVRPALDAGITTRVMFADPALQPSENRAIFIDPVTLAVKGDMTVYGTSGILPLRQWIDYAHRSLLLGDVGRLYSELAASWMWVAALGGVVLWAFTRPKRRIKNRLQNTRRVHVTLGWCLLAGMLLFSATGLTWSQWAGGNVDKLRASLGWLTPQVNTQLHGASPMPMDPHAEHRGHHGEKAAHESTIGWDSIDTVLNVAQRGGINARSLEIRPPRSDDRAWTVTEIDRRWPTQVDAVAIDPQSLAIIDSTQFADFPLMAKLTRWGVDFHMGILFGLPNQLLLIAFGLALCVAIVMGYRLWWIKRPSQAETNPLLTLTHSWRALSLPARCGTLLLAVACGFALPVMGISLALFMLFDWLRWRAAVRMPLVESSVE; this is encoded by the coding sequence ATGACAACCTGCACCTCGCGGGCGGCATGGGTGCACCTGCTGCGCCGCCTGCATTTTTTTATCGGCCTGTTTGTCGGGCCCTTTATCTTCGTTGCGGCCCTGACCGGCACGCTGTATGTGGCTACGCCTCAGCTCGAAAACGTGCTGTATCACCAGGCGCTGCACGGCAGCACCGAGGGTGAGCGTCAGCCTATTGCAGCACAAATTGCCGTCGCGGAACGCGCGCTGGATACACCGCTGCGTCTGAGCGCGGTTCGACCGGCTTTGGACGCGGGTATAACGACGCGTGTGATGTTCGCTGACCCTGCGCTACAGCCATCAGAAAACCGTGCGATTTTTATCGACCCGGTCACGCTGGCGGTGAAAGGGGACATGACGGTCTACGGCACCAGCGGCATTCTGCCGCTACGTCAGTGGATAGACTACGCGCATCGTTCGCTGCTGTTGGGCGATGTCGGACGCCTTTATAGCGAACTGGCTGCCTCATGGATGTGGGTCGCGGCACTGGGAGGTGTGGTGCTGTGGGCTTTTACCCGGCCAAAACGGCGAATAAAAAACCGCCTGCAAAATACCCGCCGCGTTCATGTTACCCTTGGCTGGTGCCTGCTGGCGGGAATGCTGCTGTTTTCAGCCACCGGGCTAACCTGGTCACAGTGGGCGGGCGGCAACGTCGATAAGCTGCGGGCGTCGTTAGGTTGGTTAACGCCACAGGTTAATACCCAACTGCACGGCGCCAGCCCGATGCCGATGGATCCGCATGCGGAGCACCGCGGGCATCATGGCGAGAAGGCTGCTCATGAGTCGACGATCGGTTGGGACAGTATTGATACTGTCCTCAATGTGGCCCAACGAGGCGGCATCAACGCAAGGTCTCTGGAGATCCGCCCGCCGCGCAGTGACGATCGCGCCTGGACGGTCACCGAGATCGATCGGCGCTGGCCAACGCAGGTTGATGCGGTCGCCATCGATCCGCAGTCGCTGGCGATAATCGATAGCACACAGTTTGCTGACTTCCCGCTGATGGCTAAGTTGACGCGTTGGGGCGTGGATTTTCACATGGGGATCTTGTTCGGCTTGCCGAACCAGCTGCTGCTGATCGCCTTTGGCCTGGCGTTGTGCGTGGCTATTGTGATGGGCTATCGTCTGTGGTGGATCAAACGCCCGTCTCAGGCGGAGACAAACCCACTGCTGACGCTAACGCACAGCTGGCGGGCGCTGTCGCTACCGGCCCGCTGTGGCACATTACTACTCGCCGTAGCATGCGGGTTTGCGCTTCCGGTTATGGGCATCAGTCTGGCGCTGTTTATGCTGTTTGACTGGCTACGCTGGCGAGCGGCTGTGCGGATGCCGCTCGTCGAATCGTCCGTCGAGTAA
- a CDS encoding OmpA family protein has protein sequence MLKRYLAPCLLASLLLTGCQTPQGKFTPEQVAAMQSYGFNELNGDWSLGLSDKILFDKNEAGLRPESETQIQAMASRLAATGLNHARMDGHTDNYGEDRYNEVLSLKRANVVADAWAKGAHIPRSNLTTRGLGKKYPVASNSTSQGRAENRRVAVVISAP, from the coding sequence ATGTTAAAGCGATATCTTGCTCCATGCTTACTGGCATCACTGCTGCTGACCGGTTGTCAGACACCGCAGGGCAAATTCACCCCTGAACAGGTCGCAGCGATGCAATCTTATGGCTTTAACGAATTAAATGGCGACTGGTCGCTGGGCCTCTCGGATAAGATTCTGTTCGATAAAAACGAAGCCGGGCTGCGACCTGAAAGTGAAACACAGATCCAGGCCATGGCGTCACGCCTCGCGGCAACCGGTTTAAACCACGCCCGGATGGACGGGCACACAGACAATTACGGCGAAGACCGCTATAACGAAGTCCTATCGCTGAAACGCGCGAATGTCGTCGCCGATGCCTGGGCAAAAGGCGCTCATATTCCGCGCAGCAATCTCACCACGCGCGGCTTAGGCAAAAAATACCCTGTCGCCAGCAACAGCACCTCGCAAGGGCGCGCTGAAAACCGCCGTGTGGCGGTGGTGATCAGCGCGCCGTAA
- the dgcN gene encoding diguanylate cyclase DgcN, with amino-acid sequence MNKDFTFTPRPTFKRTLRRINIISVIITMTFIWLLLCLASVVTLKQYAQKNLELTGATMSHTLEASLVFNDPQAANDTLETLGKQGQFAMAEVYDVHKKRFAHWSWNPEDNTDTLGALVSRWLFPEPIAQPIMHNGKPIGEIYLTARDSLIGHFIWMSFAVLTGCILFASGIALTVTRSLHHGMVEEMQNITDVVHDARTNRNFSRRVKQGRIEEFHRFGEDFNSLLAEMEEWQLKLQETNAQLLRSAMHDPLTGLANRAAFGNRIAALMNDDVAKTHSALLFLDGDNFKHINDTWGHNAGDFVLTEIASRMIAFGGQRHQSYRLGGDEFAMVLSGVHSEHDVQRICHALAQQFTRPFDLHNGQNTSMSLSIGFALAWESTSLEVLLEKADRNMYQAKNQRSKTLY; translated from the coding sequence TAATAAGCGTCATCATAACCATGACCTTTATATGGCTTTTGCTGTGCCTCGCGTCGGTGGTGACATTAAAGCAATACGCGCAAAAGAACCTCGAGTTGACCGGTGCGACAATGAGCCACACCCTTGAAGCATCGCTGGTTTTCAACGATCCGCAGGCGGCAAATGACACCCTGGAAACGCTCGGGAAACAGGGGCAGTTTGCGATGGCGGAGGTCTACGATGTGCATAAAAAGCGCTTTGCTCACTGGTCGTGGAACCCTGAAGACAATACCGATACATTGGGCGCGCTGGTCAGTCGCTGGCTGTTTCCGGAACCCATCGCTCAGCCCATCATGCATAACGGCAAGCCAATCGGCGAAATTTATCTGACCGCACGCGACAGCCTGATTGGTCACTTTATCTGGATGTCCTTTGCCGTCCTCACCGGTTGCATACTTTTCGCTTCAGGCATCGCGCTCACGGTTACCCGCTCCCTGCACCACGGGATGGTTGAGGAAATGCAAAATATCACCGATGTCGTACATGATGCGCGCACCAATCGCAACTTCTCCCGTCGCGTCAAGCAGGGTCGAATCGAAGAGTTTCACCGTTTCGGCGAAGACTTCAACAGCCTGCTGGCTGAAATGGAAGAGTGGCAGCTGAAACTGCAGGAAACCAATGCTCAGTTGCTCCGTTCCGCCATGCACGATCCCCTTACGGGTCTGGCGAACCGCGCGGCGTTCGGCAACCGCATAGCGGCGTTAATGAATGATGACGTTGCTAAAACACACTCAGCCCTGCTTTTTCTCGATGGGGACAACTTTAAACACATTAACGATACCTGGGGGCACAACGCAGGCGACTTCGTACTGACAGAAATTGCCAGTCGAATGATTGCGTTCGGCGGTCAGCGTCATCAATCGTACCGCCTTGGCGGCGATGAGTTTGCCATGGTGCTCTCCGGCGTCCATTCAGAACACGACGTTCAACGGATTTGTCACGCGCTGGCACAGCAGTTTACCCGTCCGTTCGATCTGCATAACGGCCAAAATACATCGATGTCTCTCAGCATCGGCTTTGCGCTAGCGTGGGAAAGTACCTCGCTGGAGGTACTACTGGAAAAGGCAGACCGCAATATGTATCAAGCCAAAAATCAGCGGTCTAAGACACTATATTAG